From Arcticibacter tournemirensis, one genomic window encodes:
- a CDS encoding site-specific integrase: MATVSAKVYEHHKKADGTYNVKICVHHKDQRKFIDTNHYVVKKQLTAKLKIKDNFVIDLIDDQLKGYRKIIGELGEKLNFFNAESLRDYLRDKDADVDFIKFCAVHIEQSEKDGRKGTAHNHRVVRNSLVDYFKREAVSVTEINSNMLLSYERFLRSERIMIRPSGQKNITKQTKSKGLSDSGLYNHMRDLRTLFNAARDMYNNEDLGIYRVRHYPFKKYKIGSAPLTKKRNNTLEQVRIIRYCVTKPGSRVELAKELYMLSFYLCGMNAVDLYHLTKENIRNGRIDYNRSKTEGQRKDNAFISIKIVDEARPLLEKYIERLSVRYVNSDGLNKALGMGMKQLRKITGLNELTVYWARHTFATIARNSCRMSKDDVAQALNHIDSEHTTTDIYIEKDWGIVDEVQIKVITLLRKLDMKIVAQQRKLAASKQAA, translated from the coding sequence ATGGCAACCGTAAGCGCAAAGGTTTATGAACACCACAAGAAAGCAGATGGCACCTACAACGTAAAAATCTGTGTCCATCACAAAGACCAAAGAAAGTTTATTGACACCAATCATTATGTAGTCAAGAAACAATTAACGGCAAAACTAAAGATCAAAGACAACTTTGTCATTGATCTGATCGACGACCAGCTGAAAGGCTACCGCAAAATCATCGGCGAACTCGGCGAAAAACTCAACTTCTTTAATGCGGAATCTTTAAGGGATTACCTGCGGGACAAAGACGCCGACGTAGATTTTATCAAGTTCTGTGCGGTACATATCGAACAGAGCGAAAAAGACGGAAGAAAGGGTACTGCGCACAACCATCGTGTGGTACGTAACAGCCTGGTCGATTATTTTAAAAGGGAAGCTGTATCCGTAACAGAAATCAATTCAAATATGCTGCTTTCCTATGAGCGCTTTTTGAGAAGTGAGCGTATAATGATACGCCCAAGCGGACAGAAAAACATCACTAAACAAACAAAAAGTAAGGGATTGTCTGATAGTGGACTTTATAATCACATGCGTGATCTGCGTACCCTGTTCAATGCCGCCCGCGATATGTATAATAACGAAGACCTGGGCATTTACCGAGTCAGACATTACCCATTTAAAAAGTACAAAATAGGCTCCGCCCCACTTACAAAAAAGAGGAATAATACTTTAGAGCAAGTAAGGATCATCCGCTATTGTGTAACCAAACCCGGAAGCCGGGTAGAATTGGCGAAAGAACTCTATATGCTTTCGTTCTACCTATGCGGCATGAATGCGGTGGATTTGTATCATTTGACAAAAGAAAATATCAGGAACGGAAGAATAGATTATAATCGTTCCAAAACAGAAGGCCAGAGAAAGGATAATGCTTTTATTAGCATCAAAATAGTCGATGAAGCCAGACCTTTGCTGGAAAAATACATAGAAAGGCTTTCTGTACGCTATGTAAATTCTGATGGACTGAACAAAGCCCTAGGAATGGGAATGAAACAGCTGCGGAAGATTACAGGCTTAAATGAACTTACAGTTTATTGGGCAAGGCACACTTTTGCTACTATCGCCCGCAATTCCTGTAGAATGAGTAAAGACGATGTAGCCCAAGCGTTAAATCATATAGACAGCGAACACACTACTACTGACATCTACATTGAAAAGGATTGGGGCATTGTTGACGAAGTGCAAATTAAGGTCATCACCTTACTAAGAAAGTTAGATATGAAGATCGTTGCTCAGCAAAGGAAATTAGCTGCATCAAAGCAGGCCGCATAA
- a CDS encoding HYC_CC_PP family protein: MKKFTITLIAILYLGVSSGASITFHYCIGQIISWSFSSKNLDNCKGCGNHTGDAKCCKNVRLELKTKSEQSKPDDSLLFGNFYHLQSSEAFNFKIAETYSTVLCGSVHSKDLRSTSVPIFIRNCTFQI, encoded by the coding sequence ATGAAAAAGTTTACAATCACATTGATAGCGATCTTGTACCTTGGGGTATCCTCAGGAGCAAGTATAACTTTTCATTATTGTATAGGACAAATTATTTCTTGGAGTTTTTCCTCCAAAAATTTAGATAACTGCAAGGGATGTGGTAATCATACCGGAGATGCAAAATGCTGCAAAAACGTTCGGCTGGAACTGAAAACAAAAAGTGAGCAAAGCAAACCTGATGATTCCTTGCTGTTTGGAAATTTTTACCATCTCCAGTCTTCAGAAGCCTTTAACTTTAAGATTGCGGAAACCTATTCCACTGTATTATGTGGAAGTGTTCATAGTAAGGACTTAAGATCGACTTCTGTTCCGATCTTTATACGCAACTGCACTTTTCAAATTTGA
- a CDS encoding heavy-metal-associated domain-containing protein, with translation MKITKFIGMILLCLIGLNSFAQLTKTSFEVSGKCLECKKRIENSLKVLGVTSADWNVNSQILSVSYDPKAIKLNKLQKLISNAGHDTPKFRADQDVYNSLPACCKYERMTYSKSKNEGSANDMPGMPDMSGHSGHH, from the coding sequence ATGAAAATAACTAAATTTATAGGTATGATCTTATTATGCCTTATAGGACTTAATTCGTTTGCACAATTAACTAAAACCTCATTTGAAGTATCTGGCAAGTGTCTGGAATGTAAGAAGAGAATTGAAAATTCACTAAAAGTACTAGGCGTGACCAGCGCAGATTGGAATGTAAACAGTCAGATTTTATCTGTTAGTTATGATCCGAAAGCCATTAAGCTTAATAAGCTACAGAAACTCATATCAAACGCGGGGCACGATACTCCCAAATTCAGGGCAGATCAGGATGTGTATAATTCACTTCCTGCTTGCTGTAAATATGAACGTATGACTTATTCCAAGTCAAAAAACGAAGGCAGTGCTAATGATATGCCGGGTATGCCAGATATGAGCGGCCATTCGGGGCATCATTAA
- a CDS encoding TolC family protein yields the protein MKRFFYIVFALAIFTALQASAQETIALNSIFDSIRANNPSLKMYDAEIRSLDEAAKGARSWMAPELSTGFFMVPYAPRYWKAMDGQPGMGQYTISAQQTIPNPKRLNADFTYMSSMSSVEKEKKGYTLNQLYAEAKKSYYRWIIIKKQQRVLDDNEKLLNYMIQSAALRYKNGLDKINAYYKAKAALADVQSTKIMLANEIKQSRYTLNTLMFRNKTIDFDIDTLYQLKDYKYLSFDTTSFLSSRSDLKALENEMKLNTLKQETERARLLPEFGVRFENAYGWARQPMQFTAMAMVRLPMTRWSARMNKANIESLNWKNESLKQQKQMILNESIGMAYGMRTDILNKLKQLKLYQENILPALRRNFQTYQLAYEQNSEELFELFDSWETLNKTEQEYLNELQEVLLMQVELERVLQT from the coding sequence ATGAAAAGGTTTTTTTATATAGTTTTTGCATTGGCGATCTTCACTGCTCTCCAGGCGAGTGCACAGGAAACGATTGCTCTTAATTCAATTTTTGATTCAATAAGAGCAAATAATCCTTCCCTAAAGATGTATGATGCAGAAATTCGCTCGTTAGACGAAGCTGCAAAGGGAGCAAGAAGCTGGATGGCTCCGGAATTGTCAACGGGTTTTTTCATGGTGCCCTACGCCCCTCGTTATTGGAAGGCAATGGATGGTCAGCCCGGAATGGGACAGTATACTATATCGGCTCAGCAAACTATCCCAAACCCTAAACGGTTGAATGCCGATTTTACATATATGTCTTCTATGTCTTCTGTTGAGAAGGAGAAAAAAGGATATACATTAAATCAGCTTTACGCCGAAGCAAAGAAGAGTTATTACCGATGGATAATTATCAAAAAGCAACAGCGCGTATTAGACGACAATGAAAAGCTTCTTAACTACATGATTCAAAGCGCTGCTTTACGGTACAAAAACGGTCTTGATAAAATTAATGCCTATTATAAAGCAAAAGCAGCATTGGCTGATGTACAAAGCACGAAGATAATGCTGGCCAATGAAATAAAGCAAAGTCGGTATACTCTCAATACCCTAATGTTTCGCAATAAAACCATTGACTTCGATATAGACACCTTGTATCAGTTGAAAGACTATAAGTATCTATCGTTTGATACCACTTCGTTTTTATCCAGTAGGAGCGACCTGAAAGCTCTCGAAAACGAAATGAAGTTAAATACATTAAAGCAAGAGACCGAAAGAGCGAGGTTACTGCCTGAATTCGGTGTGCGATTTGAGAATGCCTACGGTTGGGCAAGGCAACCGATGCAGTTTACAGCCATGGCTATGGTACGCTTACCAATGACCCGCTGGTCTGCCAGAATGAACAAAGCGAATATCGAAAGCCTGAATTGGAAAAACGAGTCATTAAAACAGCAGAAACAGATGATTTTGAATGAGTCCATCGGGATGGCCTATGGAATGCGAACGGACATCCTTAACAAATTAAAACAATTAAAGCTGTATCAGGAGAACATCTTACCTGCATTACGAAGGAATTTTCAAACATATCAATTAGCATACGAACAGAATTCTGAAGAACTGTTTGAATTGTTTGACTCCTGGGAAACCTTGAATAAGACCGAACAGGAGTATTTAAACGAACTGCAGGAGGTACTCCTGATGCAGGTTGAGTTAGAACGAGTCTTGCAAACCTAA
- a CDS encoding efflux RND transporter periplasmic adaptor subunit — translation MKKKKIIGIIVSMLLFSVAVWIYFKPTITNNSNVTHEGMSDMKTTSSRGHEIHSHQTSEKAEYTCAMHPQIIRSEPGNCPICGMSFVKKAGLSNEIHNISLHTVLQSTNRFAISSIPSVTLTKREVPVEINALGYTAYNTTQVGAISARITGRIEKLYVRYRFQPVKKGQKIMDIYSPELLTAQQNLLFLLKSDPLNTSLIDASREKLLLLGFTNQQLKEVESRRKPLYRVAIYSQYSGHIHEASRKEMGGNTPQPVSMSDNSSLITKELNLKEGMYLQKGQTIFDVYNPNRIWALLNIYPAEQSHIKVGNKVRIVSETGSGQEVDGLIYFIEPFFREGSKSLIARVNINNNELQSTIGGQVRATISGGRVDAQWLPKESVLSLGLQSIVFLKNANGFRAQKVSTGIEYKNLIQITAGIRPSDSVAANAQFLMDSESFIKTDK, via the coding sequence ATGAAAAAGAAAAAAATAATAGGAATCATTGTCTCAATGCTGCTATTCTCAGTGGCAGTTTGGATATACTTTAAGCCGACAATTACCAATAATAGCAATGTAACTCATGAGGGAATGAGCGATATGAAAACGACAAGTAGTCGGGGGCATGAAATACATTCTCATCAAACCAGTGAGAAAGCTGAATATACTTGTGCCATGCACCCTCAGATTATCCGGTCAGAACCGGGGAACTGCCCCATTTGTGGCATGAGTTTTGTTAAAAAGGCTGGACTGAGCAATGAAATTCACAATATATCATTGCATACAGTCCTCCAGTCCACAAACCGTTTTGCCATATCTTCTATCCCTTCTGTAACTTTAACAAAACGTGAAGTCCCTGTTGAAATTAATGCGCTTGGATACACCGCATATAATACCACACAAGTTGGCGCCATATCAGCACGAATAACAGGAAGGATTGAAAAATTATATGTCAGATATCGCTTCCAGCCTGTAAAGAAAGGTCAAAAGATAATGGATATCTATAGTCCTGAGTTACTTACCGCACAACAAAATCTACTATTCCTGTTAAAAAGCGATCCTCTAAACACTTCCTTAATTGATGCTTCCAGGGAAAAGTTGCTGTTACTTGGGTTTACAAACCAACAATTAAAAGAGGTGGAGAGCCGTCGCAAGCCATTATACAGGGTGGCAATTTACAGCCAGTATAGCGGGCATATACACGAAGCATCACGAAAAGAAATGGGTGGTAATACACCTCAGCCTGTCTCCATGAGTGATAACAGCTCGCTAATAACTAAAGAGCTTAATCTGAAGGAAGGGATGTATCTACAAAAAGGTCAGACGATATTCGACGTATATAATCCAAATAGAATATGGGCATTGCTAAATATTTATCCAGCTGAACAGTCCCACATTAAAGTCGGGAACAAAGTCAGAATTGTATCAGAGACAGGGTCAGGACAAGAAGTTGATGGTTTAATTTACTTTATCGAACCTTTCTTCAGGGAAGGAAGCAAGTCCTTAATAGCAAGGGTAAACATTAATAATAATGAACTTCAATCTACGATAGGAGGTCAGGTTAGGGCAACTATTTCAGGAGGGCGTGTAGATGCACAATGGCTACCAAAAGAGTCGGTGCTTTCGCTTGGTCTTCAAAGTATTGTCTTTCTGAAAAACGCTAATGGCTTTAGGGCGCAAAAAGTTTCTACAGGGATAGAATACAAGAATTTGATACAGATAACCGCTGGGATCAGACCTTCAGATTCCGTAGCGGCTAACGCTCAGTTCTTAATGGATAGTGAAAGTTTTATTAAGACGGATAAATAA
- a CDS encoding efflux RND transporter periplasmic adaptor subunit, which produces MKKVQMILVLILIIAACKNAEVKDAKKAVHKDHNVDYYTCSMHPQVIKDKPGNCPICGMKLIKVSRSSAKDTEGIQLNEQQMQLGNIITDTIGNKMISDEMVLTATINVDQRNINAVSARVMGRIERLYFKNTGDYVRKGDRLFDIYSEDLNNAKQEYILALEKQKLLHGSVINPEVLVESAKKKLELWGLSLSQIKELEVRKTTTPVTTYYSPVAGYILSNELREGEYVTEGGTVVRLADLSTLWAEAQIYSSELYQIDRHAAASVQFLNIPGRQAIGAVQFVAPEIADQSRIILLRVQIPNSGLLLKPGMPASVTIKSKSVNTLTLPSDAVLRVGNTASVWVQTGNYHFKNKMVETGMEEGEMVEIKSGLQAGDIVVIQGAYLLNSEYIFKQGANPMEGMKM; this is translated from the coding sequence ATGAAAAAGGTACAGATGATTCTAGTGCTAATACTAATAATTGCAGCCTGCAAAAACGCTGAAGTAAAAGATGCAAAAAAAGCAGTTCATAAAGACCATAACGTGGATTATTATACGTGCTCTATGCATCCGCAAGTTATAAAGGACAAACCTGGTAATTGTCCCATCTGCGGAATGAAACTGATTAAAGTTTCGCGAAGTTCAGCCAAAGACACTGAAGGAATACAATTAAACGAGCAACAAATGCAGCTTGGGAACATTATAACTGATACCATTGGAAACAAGATGATAAGTGATGAGATGGTACTTACCGCAACTATCAATGTAGACCAGCGAAATATAAATGCAGTGAGTGCAAGGGTGATGGGAAGAATTGAACGTCTATACTTTAAAAATACTGGCGACTATGTAAGGAAAGGAGACAGATTATTTGACATATATAGTGAAGACCTGAATAATGCCAAACAGGAATACATTTTGGCCTTAGAAAAGCAAAAGTTATTGCATGGTTCTGTTATAAATCCTGAAGTGCTTGTTGAAAGTGCGAAGAAAAAACTTGAACTATGGGGACTGTCCCTATCACAAATTAAGGAGCTGGAAGTTAGAAAAACAACGACGCCTGTTACTACTTACTATAGTCCTGTAGCAGGATATATATTATCAAATGAGTTACGAGAAGGCGAATATGTAACGGAAGGAGGAACGGTTGTTCGATTGGCTGATCTTTCGACATTATGGGCCGAGGCTCAAATTTATTCCTCAGAACTCTACCAGATAGATAGGCACGCAGCAGCCTCCGTACAATTTCTAAATATACCAGGCAGACAAGCCATTGGAGCAGTTCAGTTTGTTGCACCTGAAATTGCCGATCAAAGCCGGATTATTCTATTAAGAGTGCAAATCCCTAACTCAGGACTCTTGCTCAAACCAGGGATGCCTGCATCTGTGACAATAAAAAGTAAATCTGTAAACACATTAACCCTACCTTCTGATGCAGTGCTTAGAGTGGGCAATACTGCATCAGTGTGGGTGCAAACGGGTAATTATCATTTTAAGAACAAGATGGTTGAAACAGGAATGGAAGAGGGTGAAATGGTTGAGATAAAATCAGGACTGCAGGCAGGGGATATTGTAGTTATACAGGGAGCTTATCTCTTAAATAGTGAATATATTTTCAAGCAAGGTGCTAATCCTATGGAGGGAATGAAAATGTAA
- a CDS encoding helix-turn-helix domain-containing protein, with the protein MRIIYIRNMISLSCIYVVRHEFEKFGFTIEMIKLGLVQIREPLDDNVRKELSVQLRKYDLEITEEWNPDVEQIKRVVIEYFQKNENISGKINWADLLKGSIGKKCTYSYISHLFSNMEGVTLERYIIKQKIIAVKRLLLNQQLKLKEITKKMGYKNISHLSYQFKKVTGQTPSEFKKSKFDTGIRE; encoded by the coding sequence ATGAGAATTATTTATATTAGAAACATGATCTCACTCAGCTGCATTTATGTAGTAAGACATGAGTTTGAAAAATTTGGCTTTACTATAGAAATGATTAAATTAGGCTTAGTACAGATAAGAGAACCGTTGGACGATAATGTACGAAAAGAGCTATCGGTTCAACTTCGAAAATATGACTTAGAGATAACAGAGGAATGGAATCCAGATGTGGAACAAATAAAGAGAGTAGTAATAGAGTATTTTCAGAAAAATGAAAATATATCAGGAAAAATAAATTGGGCTGATCTTTTAAAAGGCAGTATTGGAAAAAAATGTACTTATAGTTATATCAGCCACCTCTTTTCAAATATGGAGGGAGTTACTCTAGAAAGATATATTATAAAGCAAAAAATTATAGCTGTAAAGCGCCTTTTGTTAAATCAGCAACTTAAGCTGAAGGAAATCACCAAGAAGATGGGATATAAAAATATTTCTCACCTTTCATACCAGTTTAAGAAAGTTACAGGTCAAACTCCTTCTGAATTTAAGAAATCAAAATTTGATACAGGGATTCGTGAATAG
- a CDS encoding IS481 family transposase has product MESDVKKRLGWIKLYESTGNLGLTCRRCGISRPTLRKWIQRYKELGVAGLSEHSRRPLRIKAKVTPQDVSNILILRKSRKLGHRSIVSEMKRLHGRSFSTATIQKILEQHNCKYLKIKRGYRKKTNRYSRPIPGDRVQMDVCKIGPGLYQYTAIDDSSRFRVLALYPRRTAANTLRFLEIVLEQMPFPIQRIQTDRGNEFFAEKFQKTLMEYGIKFRPVKPRSPRLNGKVERSQRTDLDEFYSTVDLKDPELPDLLSQWQFHYNWFRVHRSLNGKAPIDVINSLSNKTPFWDEVGEMYNESKERLRVQNYRLDLQLNGVKRCL; this is encoded by the coding sequence ATGGAAAGCGATGTCAAGAAACGACTTGGCTGGATAAAACTATATGAATCAACAGGCAATTTAGGACTTACATGCCGCCGCTGCGGTATCAGCAGACCGACACTCCGTAAGTGGATACAAAGATATAAGGAACTTGGCGTTGCAGGTTTATCCGAGCATAGCAGACGTCCCCTGCGCATTAAAGCCAAGGTTACTCCCCAGGATGTTTCCAATATCCTTATTCTGAGGAAAAGCAGAAAACTTGGTCATAGAAGCATTGTCAGTGAGATGAAACGTTTGCACGGACGTTCTTTCTCTACCGCCACGATACAAAAAATCCTTGAGCAGCATAACTGTAAATACCTGAAAATTAAACGTGGATACAGGAAAAAGACAAACCGCTATAGCAGGCCCATTCCTGGGGACCGTGTCCAGATGGATGTCTGTAAGATTGGACCGGGACTTTACCAGTATACAGCTATAGACGACAGTAGCAGATTCAGGGTGTTGGCATTGTACCCACGACGGACAGCGGCCAACACCCTGCGTTTCCTTGAAATTGTTCTTGAGCAGATGCCTTTTCCCATTCAACGAATTCAAACGGACAGGGGCAATGAATTCTTCGCTGAGAAATTCCAGAAGACCTTGATGGAGTATGGCATTAAATTCCGTCCGGTCAAACCGCGTTCTCCCCGCCTGAATGGAAAGGTTGAACGATCCCAGCGTACCGATCTTGACGAGTTCTACTCGACGGTGGACCTCAAAGATCCGGAACTTCCTGACCTGCTATCACAATGGCAGTTTCACTATAACTGGTTCAGGGTCCACAGATCCCTGAACGGTAAAGCGCCCATTGATGTCATTAATTCTTTATCGAATAAAACTCCCTTTTGGGACGAAGTGGGTGAAATGTACAATGAATCCAAAGAACGGCTCAGAGTTCAAAATTATCGACTTGACTTACAGTTAAATGGAGTGAAACGATGTCTGTAA
- a CDS encoding cupin domain-containing protein, with protein sequence MGKNQHVPEYPPKGEKVTNDNFTGTVWLNYLAENDTTYNVNIGSVTFEPGARTNWHSHKGGQILLVTEGEGLYQEKGKPVEVIKKGDVIKCPPNVEHWHGATPTEAMTHIAIGTNTNAGGAIWLKSVTDEEYGRTPED encoded by the coding sequence GTGGGGAAGAACCAACATGTTCCGGAATATCCACCTAAAGGAGAAAAAGTGACGAACGATAATTTTACCGGCACAGTCTGGCTTAATTATCTGGCGGAAAATGATACTACCTACAATGTCAATATCGGCTCGGTGACTTTTGAACCGGGAGCAAGAACCAATTGGCACTCTCATAAAGGAGGTCAGATACTTTTGGTAACCGAAGGTGAAGGGTTATACCAGGAAAAAGGAAAACCGGTTGAGGTCATAAAAAAAGGTGATGTAATAAAATGCCCGCCCAATGTTGAACACTGGCACGGTGCCACACCAACCGAGGCAATGACACATATTGCAATAGGTACAAATACCAATGCAGGAGGAGCTATATGGCTGAAATCGGTAACGGATGAAGAATATGGCCGCACTCCCGAAGATTGA
- a CDS encoding transposase yields MKKERRIFTPEDRLAIIQEGEREGATATCRKYNLAPSLYTRWKKKYQSKGMEGLKPAYHRVDPEVRALEEENERLKRIIARQALEIEVKSELLKKTPIQTRTKR; encoded by the coding sequence ATGAAAAAAGAAAGAAGGATCTTCACGCCCGAAGATCGGTTGGCTATCATCCAGGAAGGAGAGCGGGAGGGTGCCACAGCCACCTGCCGCAAGTATAATTTGGCGCCCTCATTGTATACCCGCTGGAAGAAAAAGTATCAGAGTAAAGGCATGGAAGGTTTGAAGCCAGCTTACCACCGTGTGGATCCTGAGGTAAGAGCCTTGGAAGAGGAGAATGAGCGGTTAAAACGGATCATTGCCAGACAGGCTCTGGAGATAGAAGTAAAGTCTGAGCTTTTAAAAAAAACTCCCATTCAAACCAGGACAAAAAGATGA
- a CDS encoding IS3 family transposase codes for MIVSQFKHLVPCRTLLSWMDMPGSVYYYRNKNGKRGAKPSTHTFKLDGSMVDNQVVIEEIKDILSQEFCCYGYENVTQELRKQEYYINEKKVYRLMNEQNLLLGKVIRTSGKRNFVQHRRIQASYPWNIFVWTLNTSMCMQTNEITTC; via the coding sequence ATGATCGTCTCCCAGTTCAAACATTTAGTGCCTTGCAGGACGCTTCTGTCCTGGATGGATATGCCCGGCAGCGTCTACTATTACAGGAATAAAAACGGCAAGCGGGGGGCAAAGCCCAGTACCCATACGTTTAAGCTGGATGGTTCCATGGTGGACAATCAGGTGGTCATTGAAGAAATAAAAGATATTCTGTCGCAGGAATTCTGCTGCTACGGGTATGAGAATGTCACCCAGGAACTGCGTAAGCAGGAATATTATATCAATGAGAAAAAGGTATACCGGTTAATGAATGAACAGAACCTGTTATTAGGCAAAGTGATCCGCACAAGCGGAAAACGCAACTTCGTTCAGCATCGCAGAATACAGGCCTCTTACCCATGGAATATCTTTGTCTGGACATTAAATACATCTATGTGCATGCAGACAAACGAAATTACTACCTGTTAA
- a CDS encoding DDE-type integrase/transposase/recombinase produces MEYLCLDIKYIYVHADKRNYYLLTILDVFSRRTVDQIFQKSIRLVDVINALRRINQEYGIKGVTIRNDNGSQFIGNNVKQYLKTAEANQVFTHIATPEENAYIEAFHSIVQREVVDRFEFDSFYHAKHTLAAHRNWYDNRRLHRSIGMTPVQKWNENIHITQRKRAELKSFQNTTEISADTNNYYTTNSLLLSN; encoded by the coding sequence ATGGAATATCTTTGTCTGGACATTAAATACATCTATGTGCATGCAGACAAACGAAATTACTACCTGTTAACCATCCTGGACGTATTCTCTCGTAGAACAGTCGATCAGATCTTTCAGAAAAGCATCAGGCTGGTTGATGTCATTAATGCCTTGAGAAGAATCAATCAGGAGTATGGCATTAAAGGGGTAACCATACGCAATGATAACGGCTCGCAATTTATCGGCAATAACGTCAAACAGTATCTTAAGACAGCGGAAGCAAACCAGGTGTTCACTCATATCGCCACACCCGAAGAAAACGCTTATATTGAAGCTTTTCACAGCATCGTTCAAAGGGAGGTGGTTGACCGCTTCGAGTTCGACAGCTTTTACCATGCTAAACATACACTGGCGGCTCATAGAAACTGGTATGATAACAGAAGGTTACACCGTAGTATTGGAATGACCCCAGTTCAAAAGTGGAATGAAAATATTCATATTACCCAACGTAAAAGAGCAGAACTGAAGAGCTTTCAGAATACCACTGAAATATCCGCTGATACCAACAATTATTACACAACTAATTCATTATTATTGTCCAACTAA
- a CDS encoding IS982 family transposase, translated as MHNLKTNFDKILEISKLALTEYMLADGNFFKYRNLPKLSDIEIVALSITSEALGIDSENLLFSKLRTEYSGEFPNLIDRSNYNRRRKRLQDYIALVAQPISEIINPDNRQFIIDSVPVPICQNVRISRTSICREDLHVQPSRGYHASHRLHYYGFKMQLIISKAGVPVSMGITAANVHDVHYLSQLENLELNECELIADKGYLSLPYQTTLFEQDRIRLITPLRNNMKKRTTLWNPSYRYVRKRVETLFSQLCDHLYIKRNYAKSLSGLFTRMCSKISGVAVLQLINFKNNKPINHLKHALAA; from the coding sequence ATGCACAACTTAAAGACCAATTTCGATAAGATTCTTGAGATTAGCAAACTTGCTTTGACAGAATATATGTTAGCGGATGGCAACTTCTTCAAGTACAGGAATTTGCCAAAACTGTCAGATATAGAGATAGTTGCTTTGTCTATTACTTCCGAAGCACTGGGTATTGACTCGGAAAACCTGCTGTTTTCTAAACTTAGAACAGAATATAGCGGGGAGTTTCCTAATTTAATAGACCGGTCTAATTACAACAGAAGGCGAAAGAGACTTCAGGATTATATTGCCCTGGTGGCTCAACCTATATCGGAAATAATCAATCCCGATAACCGCCAGTTTATTATAGATTCGGTACCTGTTCCTATTTGTCAGAATGTAAGGATTTCCAGGACCAGCATTTGCAGAGAAGATTTGCATGTACAACCTTCCAGAGGGTATCATGCATCTCACAGGCTGCATTATTACGGCTTCAAAATGCAACTGATTATTTCGAAAGCCGGTGTTCCGGTATCAATGGGAATAACGGCTGCTAATGTACATGATGTACACTATCTCAGCCAGCTTGAAAATCTGGAACTAAATGAATGTGAATTAATTGCAGATAAAGGATATTTATCCCTGCCCTATCAAACCACTCTTTTTGAACAGGACAGGATTCGGTTAATCACCCCTTTAAGGAATAATATGAAGAAAAGAACAACGCTCTGGAATCCTTCTTACCGATACGTCCGCAAGAGAGTGGAAACTCTGTTTTCTCAGCTTTGCGACCACCTTTACATCAAAAGGAATTATGCAAAATCGCTCAGCGGGCTCTTCACAAGGATGTGTTCAAAGATAAGTGGCGTAGCCGTTCTGCAGTTGATCAATTTCAAAAACAACAAACCCATTAATCACTTAAAACATGCCCTTGCCGCTTAA